Proteins encoded in a region of the Diabrotica undecimpunctata isolate CICGRU chromosome 10, icDiaUnde3, whole genome shotgun sequence genome:
- the LOC140451857 gene encoding uncharacterized protein encodes MSLQNKYCKKCKKTVVNGVKCINCDASIHVSCARKSNNVKFINDELIECCLPVKPEDQIFLEAMDNLITDDKVIDINIFKYIIRQKDTLIKELYGKIDLMSQHIDLLKQLNSQKNVVENQEQLIHQNKVINKDTLMDSVETKSVRQPINANKDRTVASSSQKCEVTKKDVSEAILQVTTEQKLNEYIYVGESNQEKSEWTEVDRRKKRKHLVVGKNTEMILNGKEIKGVHKLIDLHVYRVDPDMTAENMRELMKTTFPEVKVESLKSKHPDIYSSFKVTIFNNNFKEAMSPKIWPCGAHVQRFFHVTPRKPQEM; translated from the coding sequence ATGTCTctccaaaataaatattgtaaaaagtgtaaaaaaactgTAGTAAATGGAGTAAAGTGCATAAATTGTGACGCTAGCATCCATGTGAGTTGTGCTCGAAAGAGTAACAATGTTAAGTTTATAAATGACGAGTTGATTGAATGTTGTTTACCAGTGAAACCTGAAGATCAAATATTTTTGGAAGCAATGGATAACTTAATAACAGATGATAAGGTAATTGATATTAACATATTCAAATATATAattagacaaaaagataccctaaTTAAAGAGCTATACGGAAAAATTGACCTTATGAGTCAACAtattgatttactaaaacaattaAATTCGCAAAAAAATGTTGTCGAAAATCAAGAACAACTTATACATCAAAATAAGGTAATAAACAAAGACACACTTATGGATTCAGTCGAAACAAAATCAGTTCGTCAACCCATCAACGCGAACAAAGatcgcactgttgccagttcttcCCAGAAATGTGAAGTTACAAAGAAAGATGTTTCAGAAGCGATATTACAAGTAACTACAGAACAAAAGTTAAATGAGTACATATACGTAGGTGAAAGTAACCAGGAAAAATCTGAATGGACAGAAGTAGATAGAAGGAAAAAAAGAAAGCATTTAGTTGTGGGAAAAAACACTGAAATGATATTAAATGGAAAAGAAATCAAGGGAGTACATAAGTTGATAGACCTACATGTATACAGGGTCGATCCCGATATGACTGCggaaaatatgagggaacttatgAAGACTACATTTCCCGAAGTAAAGGTAGAATCCCTAAAATCAAAGCATCCTGATATTTACAGTTCAtttaaagttacaatttttaataacaattttaaagaaGCTATGTCTCCTAAAATATGGCC